The proteins below come from a single Notamacropus eugenii isolate mMacEug1 chromosome 7, mMacEug1.pri_v2, whole genome shotgun sequence genomic window:
- the LOC140514080 gene encoding olfactory receptor 11G2-like, with protein sequence MASEKGNTSDIENMVNSVSHFILLGFPSSQEIQMVYFVVFSTTYMLTLMGNAAIVCAVRWDQNLHTPMYILLGNFSFLEICYVTTTVPNLLAIFLSETKTITFVGCFVQFYFFFSFGCDEGFYLCIMAFDRYLAICHPLHYPTIMTTHLCTGLATFGWSSGFIIFLIPVTLVSQLSYCGSNIIDHFFCDPVPLIALSCSKTHTIKIIYSTFNTIFMLGTFTFILISYALVILSVLRIPSATGKRKAFSTCASHLAVVILFFGSVMTMYVRPGSEKPLEFQKLVTLFYSVITPLLNPLIYSLRNKDMKAALRKVLVTKRISHKT encoded by the coding sequence ATGGCTTCTGAAAAAGGAAACACCTCTGATATAGAAAACATGGTCAATTCTGTTAGCCATTTCATCCTCTTGGGCTTCCCCTCCAGCCAGGAGATACAGATGGTCTACTTTGTGGTGTTCTCAACAACGTATATGCTAACATTAATGGGAAATGCAGCTATTGTCTGTGCTGTGCGCTGGGATCAGAACCTTCACACTCCCATGTACATACTCTTGGGGAATTTTTCCTTCCTGGAGATCTGCTATGTCACCACAACTGTTCCCAACTTGTTGGCCATTTTCCTTTCTGAGACCAAGACCATCACCTTTGTTGGTTGCTTTgtacaattttatttcttcttctcttttggcTGTGATGAAGGCTTTTATCTTTGCATTATGGCATTTGATAGGTACCTTGCTATCTGTCATCCACTACATTACCCAACCATCATGACTACACATCTCTGCACTGGCTTGGCAACCTTTGGTTGGTCAAGTGGCTTTATCATCTTTCTAATACCAGTTACTCTCGTCTCACAGTTGTCCTATTGTGGCTCAAACATCATTGATCACTTCTTTTGTGATCCTGTCCCATTGATAGCCCTTTCATGTTCCAAAACCCATACCATAAAAATCATTTACTCTACTTTCAATACTATCTTTATGCTTGGTACTTTTACCTTCATCCTCATTTCATATGCCTTGGTCATTCTTTCTGTGCTGAGGATTCCCTCAGCTACTGGCAAACGTAAAGCCTTCTCCACATGTGCTTCACATCTGGCTGTAGTGATCTTATTCTTTGGCTCTGTTATGACAATGTATGTGCGGCCAGGATCAGAGAAGCCATTAGAATTCCAGAAACTTGTCACACTGTTTTATTCAGTTATCACTCCGCTCCTCAACCCTTTGATCTATAGTCTCAGAAACAAGGATATGAAAGCTGCTCTTCGAAAAGTTCTGGTGACCAAAAGAATTTCTCACAAGACATAA